In Agrococcus jenensis, the genomic window GGCTGTGGTGGCCATGGAGGCTCCTCGGGAAGGCTCGCGGGCATCCCGCGGCGAGGGGAAGTGTGGGGCGCGGCTTCGCGCGGGCGCGTCCATCGCAGGAGCGAGGGGACGGCGGCGGTCGAGACGTCGACCACGGACGACTCTACCCTAACGTCACGGTAGAGTTGGCGGCGATGGAAGGGCGGACGACATGATGCACATCGGCGAGCTGGCCGAGCGCGTCGGGCTGTCGCTGCGCTCCCTCCGCCACTGGGACGACGTCGGGCTCGTGCACGCGTCCGGCCGCACGGACGGAGGCTTCCGCCTCTACACCGAGGCCGATGAGGAGCGCGTGCGGCTCATCATGCGCATGAAGCCGTTCGGCTTCTCGCTCGAGGAGCTCGCGGAGCTGGCCGATGCGATCGAGGGCTCCCCGGCCGACCCGCTCGCGGCACTGCCCGCGGAGCGCGCCGAGTGGTTCCGCACCCAGATGCATGAGCGACGCGCGAAGCTCGCCCGTCAGCTTGCCGATGCCGACGCGCTGCTGGCGCGCGTCGGGCCTTTTACCCCTCCCGCTGATTGAGCCGCTCCCGCCCACGTCAGCCGTACGAGCCGCACCTCGAGTCCGTGGGCGGTCGCGAGTTCGGCGAGCACCTCCCTGACAACCTCGCTGCGTCGTAGGCATGGCGACTGCAGCGCCTCCCTGAGCTTCTCGGGCGACCTGGACAGCTGATGCAAACCCGGTCGCACGCCGACCTCCGGCCGCGGCATAGCAGCGTCGCGCATCACGAACGCACACGGCAACTGCCGAACGAGCGTGAGGTTGAGTCCCAGCTCCCGCGAGAGCGCGACCGCCGCAGTCGCGTCGTCCGCGCCTCAAAGCGGCAGTCGGCACCAGCGGCCAGCCGCGCACTCGCGCCGACACGCACCTCACGCCTACCGCGGCGGCACGAAGGTGAAGCGCACCGGCGGGGTCTCGGCTGAGGCAGCGATGCAGGTGCCGACGGGCAACGACGACAGGTCCCAGTCCTCGACCACATGGCCAGCCTGCACCGTCTCAATCAGACCTTTTGACCGCACGCTCGATTGAAGACGGATAAGCTTCATGTTCTCTCCAAACCGGTCGCGGACGAACCGTCGAGACGAGCCGTCGAAGAGTCGGAACGCAAAGACGGTACCGAACGCCGAGAGAACGGACGCTGCCGTCTCGGGTCCGTACATCGCCTCCACCTGGTGGGTATTCTGAGTCCCGACGATGAACCGCAGCCCTAACGACCGTCCGAAGTTCAGCCCATTCGTCAGGTGGGTAAGTTCCGGCAGTAGAGCGAACTCGTCGAGGACAAAGATGACGCGGCCGCTTGCGCGCTGCCGAGACATCGCTTCCTTCATCGCGATGTCGAGCATCGTCTTGTAGATGGGCGCGAGCATCGTTCCCGACGCGATGTCGTACTCGAGGAACAAAGCTCGTGCGCCTTTTTCGCGCAGGAAGCGCCGAATTGAGAAGGAGCCAGGGCGCCCAAAGTTGGAACGGAACGACTCTTGGATAACCTGCTGCATGAATGCGACGCACGCCATCGCGGACGGCGAGCCCTCCTTCGGGATGTAGTGCTTGGCGCCTCTAAGGTCCTCATTTCCGGGCCGGTCGAGCATCTCGTGCATCTCGGGGACAGACATACCCGCGAGCCCGACGCGGATGTCATGGTTGGTTCGACCCATGGACTCACGCAACATCGCTGATAGCAGAGCCACGAACAAATCGCGGGCTGCGCTGGCGAAGTAGAGGTTGTCGCCAGCGTTCCGCAGAAGGCTAGAAAACAGACCATTGCTTACCTCGAGCACCTCGTCGTCGACGTCCCGACCCGCGGGTGTGGCCGCGAACTCTTCGAACACATTCCACGCCTGCTGTCGCGGGTCGTCGCTCCCCGACGCCCCAATGACTCTGTCATCCTCGCGCCCAAACGCATCGAGGTAGTCGCCCTTCGTGTCGAAGAATACGAGCACGTCGTCCGGGCGCCGAGCCGCGCGCACCGACTGCACAAGCGCAGTCATCCCCACCGTCTTGCCCGTACCGATGCCTCCGAGGAACAGCACGTGACGACCGAGCACCGCGTCGGTCAGCCCGAGGGATGTACCGCCTGTGCCCTGTACGCCGAACTCACATGGGGTAGGCCCGACGTGTCCCGCCGCTGATGCCAGGGCGAATCCGCTTATGACCGTCTCCGAATACAACGGCGGGTTCACCACCTTAAGTCCGGTTCTGCCTCAGACCTGACATCGTTTTCCCCCTCGGGCTCGGGCTCGGGCTCGGGCTCCAATGCTGACTTCCCTTCCGACTGTGATGTCGGCATTGTCGCCGGTTCCGGCCCGAACTCGGAGTCCAGGTCCGGCTTCGACTCGGACGCAGAAGTAAGCTCCGGCTCAGACTCGGACGCGGAGTTGAGCTCCGGCTCCGATTCGAGCATCGATGCCGGCACCGGCTCGAGCTTCGACTCCGGCCCCAGCGCGAGCACCAGCTCCGGCTCAGGTCGCCGACCGGGCTGCCCTGGGTCGGCGTCCACCCCGCGACTCGACGGCGACTGAACTTCAGCCGTCGGCTTCAACTTCGACTCGGATCCCGGCATCGGCCCTGGGGCCGATCTGAACTCGTGCGCTGGGGCGCCATCAGCCTCGGGATGCCGTATCGGCCGGGGCTGCATCCCTGATTCCGGCTGGGACTGTGGCTCTGGTTCGTTGCTCGCTCCTGCCTCGGACAGACTCTCGGGTTCTGGTTCGGGCTCGGGCTCGGGCTCCGGCCCGGGAACGGGTGGCGACGAGACCCTGCCCGCGTTGATCGGGTACGTCGGGGAAGAGCCTGCGAGAACATCGTGGACTTGCGGTGCAGGGTTTGGCGTCTCGGCTTCTGTACCAGCCGCGGGGCTAGGCACTGGGCGGGGCTTGAAGCCGCGCGCTGACTCGGGAGACTCCACTGCAGGTTCAACTCCGGTGGCTTCGAGATCCGATTCGCTTTCGCGCTCCGGCATCGCTGTAGCGTCGACGTGCGGCCTCAACTCATGTTGGGATTCTGAACCTTGTTCAGCTGTCGATGCATTGGACGGCGCCGATGGGGCTTCGCGACCGGCAAATGCCCCCTCCGGCCCAGCCGCGGGTTGACTTCCAGTAGCCGACGGCTCGATGTCGCGCGGTGGGGCATTCGGTGCCGCTGTCAGGCTGTCGACGGCGGCCGTCTCATCGCTATTTACCGAGACCTGCGACTGCTTGTGCGT contains:
- a CDS encoding MerR family transcriptional regulator; the protein is MMHIGELAERVGLSLRSLRHWDDVGLVHASGRTDGGFRLYTEADEERVRLIMRMKPFGFSLEELAELADAIEGSPADPLAALPAERAEWFRTQMHERRAKLARQLADADALLARVGPFTPPAD
- a CDS encoding type IV secretory system conjugative DNA transfer family protein, which codes for MLFLGGIGTGKTVGMTALVQSVRAARRPDDVLVFFDTKGDYLDAFGREDDRVIGASGSDDPRQQAWNVFEEFAATPAGRDVDDEVLEVSNGLFSSLLRNAGDNLYFASAARDLFVALLSAMLRESMGRTNHDIRVGLAGMSVPEMHEMLDRPGNEDLRGAKHYIPKEGSPSAMACVAFMQQVIQESFRSNFGRPGSFSIRRFLREKGARALFLEYDIASGTMLAPIYKTMLDIAMKEAMSRQRASGRVIFVLDEFALLPELTHLTNGLNFGRSLGLRFIVGTQNTHQVEAMYGPETAASVLSAFGTVFAFRLFDGSSRRFVRDRFGENMKLIRLQSSVRSKGLIETVQAGHVVEDWDLSSLPVGTCIAASAETPPVRFTFVPPR